Proteins from a genomic interval of Desulfovibrio piger:
- a CDS encoding phosphoribosylanthranilate isomerase — MLLKFCGLRRQEDVTLAARLGATHCGFVFHAGSPRCVDAVTVSRLESGDMVRVGVFTGQDSDEIARIMRLARLDMAQLHADQSVDCARQLGAERVIRVLWPQRYGDTAALEVAAGQYADSCALYLLDAGRSGGGSGHTLAWKTLGGLHLPHPWLLAGGMSPANFRQALTACRPDGVDCNSGVEDAPGQKDARAMTDMARLVEEVFRDAPADPSRRA; from the coding sequence ATGCTGCTTAAATTCTGCGGTCTGCGGCGGCAGGAAGATGTGACGCTGGCAGCCCGGCTGGGGGCCACGCATTGCGGCTTCGTGTTCCATGCGGGCAGCCCCCGTTGTGTGGATGCCGTGACGGTCTCCCGCCTGGAGAGCGGGGACATGGTGCGTGTGGGCGTCTTCACCGGGCAGGACAGTGACGAGATAGCCCGCATCATGCGGCTGGCGCGACTGGACATGGCCCAGCTGCATGCAGACCAGTCCGTGGACTGTGCCCGTCAGCTGGGTGCGGAGCGGGTGATCCGGGTGCTGTGGCCGCAACGGTATGGTGATACGGCCGCTCTGGAAGTCGCGGCGGGACAGTATGCCGACAGCTGTGCCCTGTACCTGCTGGATGCCGGCAGGTCAGGCGGCGGCAGCGGTCACACGCTGGCCTGGAAAACGCTGGGCGGCCTGCACCTGCCCCATCCCTGGCTGCTGGCCGGGGGCATGTCGCCCGCCAACTTCCGTCAGGCGCTGACGGCGTGCCGTCCGGACGGCGTGGACTGCAATTCCGGCGTGGAAGATGCGCCGGGGCAGAAGGATGCCCGGGCCATGACGGATATGGCCCGCCTTGTCGAAGAAGTTTTCCGGGATGCTCCGGCAGATCCTTCCAGACGGGCCTGA
- a CDS encoding indole-3-glycerol phosphate synthase TrpC produces MLLERFLWAKADEVARLRQQERKGALPVPFSGQRGDFIAALQRREAGVPLTVIAEFKQASPSRGPICRSLTVEEAARQYVAAGAGALSILTERRFFAGELDFLGRAAACCPGTPLLRKDFIFDPLQVRATAATPAAALLLIVALTPDAALLRRLREQTESLGMQAVVEVCGKKDLVLARESGARIIQVNARDLDTLRVDRQACLELARQCPPERGEIWIAASGMDRREHLEEAARAGFSAALVGTALMQEGQPGAALRRLLRGREDGHHAA; encoded by the coding sequence ATGCTGCTTGAGCGTTTCCTCTGGGCCAAGGCGGACGAAGTGGCACGGTTGCGGCAGCAGGAAAGGAAAGGGGCCCTGCCTGTTCCCTTCAGCGGGCAGCGCGGCGATTTTATCGCGGCCCTGCAACGACGGGAGGCAGGCGTGCCGCTGACCGTCATCGCGGAATTCAAACAGGCTTCACCGTCCCGCGGGCCCATCTGTCGCAGCCTGACGGTGGAAGAGGCTGCCCGGCAGTATGTGGCGGCCGGGGCAGGGGCCCTGTCCATCCTCACGGAACGGCGTTTTTTTGCCGGTGAGCTGGATTTTCTGGGGCGGGCGGCTGCCTGTTGCCCCGGGACGCCCCTGCTGCGCAAGGACTTTATCTTTGATCCGTTGCAGGTGCGGGCCACGGCAGCCACTCCGGCAGCGGCCCTGCTGCTCATCGTGGCTCTTACCCCGGATGCCGCGCTGTTGCGCCGTCTGCGGGAGCAGACGGAAAGCCTCGGCATGCAGGCCGTGGTGGAAGTCTGCGGCAAAAAGGATCTGGTGCTGGCCCGGGAGAGCGGGGCGCGCATCATCCAGGTCAATGCCCGCGATCTGGATACGCTGCGGGTGGACAGACAGGCCTGCCTGGAGCTGGCACGGCAATGCCCGCCGGAACGGGGCGAGATCTGGATCGCTGCCAGCGGCATGGATCGCCGCGAGCATCTGGAAGAAGCCGCCCGGGCCGGATTCTCCGCCGCTCTGGTGGGGACGGCCCTCATGCAGGAAGGGCAGCCCGGTGCCGCGCTGCGGCGGCTGCTCCGCGGCCGGGAGGACGGGCATCATGCTGCTTAA
- a CDS encoding anthranilate synthase component I family protein: MNTTTLPDAASHAPLVSLQQQARWRPADMDTPISLYLGMVGRQDGILLESAEVDGRWGRYSVLACDMALYVRCREGRLDLRIEDERLAPLAVLQGLPFVEGLRRLMQGLHLEAPAQIDGLPAITRALYGWAGFGMASLFQPRLAAVMPPEEAESMLVLPGTQLVFDHLYNRLCQISLGGHRKVLGSRGAEGNFTVRGDVRADPGEAGYKAMVEKIKAMLHQGEAIQVVPSVNFSVACEGDPFVLYRRMRRYNASPYMFFMRLGDFCFWGASPEVMVRCEKGRLQLSPIAGTRRRGRDDLEDARLAEELRSDPKEQAEHVMLVDLGRNDLGRVAQPGSVNLERCMDVERFSHVMHLTSRVTARLAPGRDALDVLAATFPAGTVSGAPKVRAMEIIRSLEGRARGPYAGCIGWLGLDKDSVDLDMGIAIRSMWSREGRLFWQAGGGIVHDSDAALEWKEVCNKSAIMRLVLEEGDDHVPAHR; the protein is encoded by the coding sequence ATGAATACGACCACACTTCCCGACGCGGCCTCCCATGCTCCTCTCGTTTCCCTGCAGCAGCAGGCCCGCTGGCGGCCCGCCGACATGGATACGCCCATCAGCCTGTATCTGGGCATGGTGGGCCGGCAGGACGGCATCCTGCTGGAAAGCGCGGAGGTGGACGGCCGCTGGGGTCGCTACAGCGTCCTGGCCTGCGATATGGCCCTGTATGTCCGCTGCCGTGAGGGGCGGCTGGATCTGCGCATCGAGGACGAACGTCTTGCCCCTCTCGCCGTCCTGCAGGGGCTGCCTTTCGTGGAAGGCCTGCGCCGCCTGATGCAGGGCCTGCACCTGGAGGCCCCGGCACAGATCGACGGGCTCCCGGCCATCACCCGTGCCCTCTACGGCTGGGCGGGATTCGGTATGGCCTCCCTGTTCCAGCCCCGTCTAGCCGCGGTCATGCCGCCGGAAGAGGCGGAGAGCATGCTAGTGCTGCCCGGGACGCAGCTGGTCTTCGACCATCTGTACAACAGGCTGTGCCAGATCAGCCTGGGCGGACACCGAAAGGTGCTGGGCAGCCGCGGGGCGGAAGGAAATTTCACTGTCCGCGGCGATGTCCGTGCCGATCCCGGAGAGGCCGGCTACAAGGCCATGGTGGAAAAGATCAAGGCAATGCTGCACCAGGGCGAGGCCATACAGGTGGTGCCTTCCGTCAATTTTTCCGTGGCCTGCGAAGGGGATCCCTTCGTGCTGTACCGGCGCATGCGCCGTTACAATGCCTCGCCGTACATGTTTTTCATGCGCCTGGGAGATTTCTGCTTCTGGGGGGCCTCGCCGGAGGTCATGGTGCGCTGCGAAAAGGGGCGTCTGCAATTGTCGCCCATTGCCGGAACGCGCCGTCGCGGCCGGGACGATCTGGAAGACGCCCGGCTGGCGGAAGAATTGCGCAGCGACCCCAAGGAACAGGCCGAGCATGTGATGCTGGTGGATCTGGGGCGCAACGATCTTGGCCGGGTGGCCCAGCCCGGCAGCGTGAACCTGGAGCGTTGCATGGATGTGGAGCGTTTTTCCCACGTCATGCATCTGACCAGCCGGGTCACGGCCCGTCTGGCCCCCGGGCGGGATGCCCTGGACGTGCTGGCGGCCACTTTCCCGGCAGGGACGGTGAGCGGGGCGCCCAAGGTCAGGGCCATGGAGATCATCCGCAGCCTGGAAGGTCGTGCCCGCGGGCCCTATGCGGGCTGCATCGGCTGGCTGGGACTGGACAAGGACAGCGTGGATCTGGACATGGGCATCGCCATCCGCAGCATGTGGAGCCGCGAAGGGCGCCTGTTCTGGCAGGCCGGTGGCGGCATCGTCCATGACTCGGATGCCGCTCTGGAATGGAAAGAAGTTTGCAACAAATCAGCCATCATGCGCCTTGTGCTTGAAGAGGGTGACGACCATGTTCCTGCTCATCGATAA
- a CDS encoding glutamine synthetase III family protein, which produces MSSNSARRSAVQAITTYKPEASPLNFYDTKPTDIFGCNVFTDKVMRERLPKDVYKALHKTIEFGERMDPGIADTVAAVMKDWAIEKGATHFTHIFYPLTGQTAEKHDSFLMPDGQGRIIAEFSGAMLIRGEPDASSFPSGGLRSTFEARGYTAWDVTSPAYIMENPNGTFLCIPTMFLSWTGVALDKKTPLLRSGQALNREARRVLKLFGIETKLPVVSYAGLEQEYFCIDHNFNFARPDLQVAGRSLFGARPAKGQEFSDQYFGVIPQRVLSYMMEVERELYKLGVPVRTRHNEAAPSQYEIAPLYEASNLAVDHNHIIMSTLRNVAKRYGLKCLLHEKPFYGVNGSGKHVNYSIGNAELGTLFNPGETPHANAKFLVFCAAMIRAVHKFGGLLRATVASASNDHRLGAHEAPPAIMSIFLGDQLTEVFEAFRAGRIDDAANSKSGRVMNVGVDTLPPLPTDPGDRNRTSPIAFTGNRFEFRALGSSQSAADSITALNAIMADSLGHAADFLEGDLARGKDLNTAIQHYVQHVIEEHSAVIFNGDGYSSIWHAEAERRGLSNLRTTPEAMPELIRPEVIDLYERLGILNRAELKARYDIYLEQYCKTVRTEAILTIRIARTIIFPAAMRYQGELAETAARMKAIGKDFRTITLDEVTEQLRGLQDATRSLEATLASVDGKGDFLARATRYCEEVLPIMGEVRRYADLLETRVADDLWDLPSYQEILFGK; this is translated from the coding sequence ATGAGCAGCAATTCCGCCCGCAGAAGTGCCGTTCAGGCCATCACCACCTACAAGCCGGAAGCGTCGCCGCTGAACTTTTACGATACCAAGCCCACCGACATTTTCGGCTGTAACGTGTTCACCGACAAGGTGATGCGTGAACGCCTGCCCAAGGATGTCTACAAGGCCCTGCACAAGACCATCGAATTCGGCGAACGCATGGATCCCGGCATCGCCGATACCGTGGCCGCCGTCATGAAGGACTGGGCCATCGAAAAGGGTGCCACCCACTTCACCCATATCTTCTACCCCCTGACCGGTCAGACGGCGGAAAAGCACGACAGCTTCCTGATGCCTGACGGCCAGGGCCGCATCATCGCCGAATTCTCCGGCGCCATGCTGATCCGCGGCGAGCCCGACGCTTCGTCCTTCCCCTCCGGCGGCCTTCGCTCCACCTTCGAGGCGCGCGGCTACACGGCCTGGGACGTGACCAGCCCCGCCTACATCATGGAAAACCCCAACGGGACCTTCCTGTGCATCCCCACCATGTTCCTTTCGTGGACCGGTGTGGCCCTGGACAAGAAGACCCCGCTGCTGCGTTCCGGCCAGGCCCTCAACCGTGAGGCCCGCCGCGTGCTGAAGCTGTTCGGCATCGAGACCAAGCTGCCTGTGGTCTCCTACGCCGGTCTGGAGCAGGAATACTTCTGCATCGACCACAACTTCAACTTCGCCCGTCCCGACCTGCAGGTGGCAGGACGCTCGCTGTTCGGCGCCCGTCCGGCCAAGGGCCAGGAATTCAGTGACCAGTACTTCGGGGTCATTCCCCAGCGCGTGCTGTCCTACATGATGGAAGTGGAACGCGAGCTCTACAAGCTGGGCGTGCCCGTGCGCACCCGCCATAATGAAGCCGCTCCCAGCCAGTACGAGATCGCGCCTCTGTACGAGGCCAGCAACCTGGCCGTGGACCACAACCACATCATCATGTCCACCCTGCGCAACGTGGCCAAACGCTACGGGCTCAAGTGCCTGCTGCACGAAAAGCCCTTCTACGGCGTCAACGGCTCGGGCAAGCACGTGAACTACTCCATCGGCAATGCCGAGCTGGGCACGCTGTTCAACCCCGGCGAGACCCCGCACGCCAATGCCAAGTTCCTGGTGTTCTGTGCGGCCATGATCCGCGCCGTGCACAAGTTCGGCGGCCTGCTGCGTGCCACTGTGGCCAGCGCCAGCAACGACCACCGTCTGGGCGCTCACGAAGCCCCGCCGGCCATCATGTCCATCTTCCTGGGCGATCAGCTGACGGAAGTGTTCGAAGCCTTCCGTGCCGGTCGTATCGACGATGCCGCCAACAGCAAGAGCGGCCGCGTCATGAACGTGGGCGTGGATACCCTGCCGCCCCTGCCCACCGACCCCGGTGACCGCAACCGCACCAGCCCCATCGCCTTCACGGGCAACCGCTTCGAATTCCGCGCCCTGGGTTCCAGCCAGTCCGCGGCCGATTCCATCACGGCCCTGAACGCCATCATGGCTGATTCGCTGGGCCATGCGGCCGACTTCCTGGAAGGCGACCTGGCCCGCGGCAAGGACCTCAACACGGCCATCCAGCACTATGTGCAGCATGTCATCGAAGAGCACAGCGCCGTTATCTTCAACGGTGACGGTTACTCCAGCATCTGGCATGCCGAAGCCGAACGTCGTGGCCTGTCCAACCTGCGCACCACGCCCGAGGCCATGCCCGAGCTGATCCGTCCCGAAGTCATCGACCTGTACGAGCGTCTGGGCATCCTGAACCGTGCCGAGCTCAAGGCCCGTTATGACATCTATCTGGAGCAGTACTGCAAGACCGTACGCACCGAAGCCATCCTGACCATCCGCATCGCCCGGACCATCATCTTCCCCGCGGCCATGCGTTATCAGGGCGAACTGGCCGAGACCGCGGCCCGCATGAAGGCCATCGGCAAGGACTTCCGTACCATCACGTTGGACGAGGTCACCGAGCAGCTGCGCGGCCTGCAGGATGCCACCCGCAGCCTGGAAGCCACGCTGGCCAGTGTGGACGGCAAGGGCGACTTCCTGGCCCGCGCCACCCGCTACTGCGAAGAAGTGCTGCCCATCATGGGCGAAGTGCGGCGCTATGCCGACCTGCTGGAGACCCGCGTGGCCGATGACCTGTGGGATCTGCCCAGCTATCAGGAAATCCTTTTCGGAAAATAA
- the trpB gene encoding tryptophan synthase subunit beta codes for MKKGYFGEFGGCFVPELLMPPLLEVEAAMRDIMPTQQFQDELQDLLHNYAGRPTPLTFCPRLSEELGFELWLKREDLLHSGAHKINNTLGQALLAKYMGKTALVAETGAGQHGVATAVAAARLGMSCTIYMGAEDVERQAPNVMRMRLLGATVHPVESGSRTLKDAINEALRAWIVSQQTTHYCFGTAAGPHPFPTLVRMFQQVIGQEVREQMLARAQRLPDAVVACVGGGSNAIGLFHPFLEDERVRIIGVEAAGTGEPGCFNSAPLNLGSPGVLHGNRTMLLQNSDGQIEPSHSVSAGLDYPGVGPEHAFLHKTGRVRYVMVRDARALAAFEKLCHAEGILPALESSHALAWVLDHPEEFEPGSKVVVNLSGRGDKDLAIVRKALNLPESGDIC; via the coding sequence ATGAAGAAAGGCTATTTTGGCGAATTTGGGGGATGTTTCGTTCCTGAGTTGCTGATGCCGCCGCTGCTGGAAGTGGAAGCCGCCATGCGGGACATCATGCCGACGCAGCAATTCCAGGACGAGTTGCAGGATCTGCTGCACAATTATGCGGGGCGGCCCACGCCCCTGACCTTCTGTCCGCGCCTTTCCGAAGAACTGGGCTTTGAACTGTGGCTCAAGCGTGAAGACCTGCTGCATTCCGGCGCCCACAAGATCAACAACACCCTGGGGCAGGCGCTGCTGGCCAAGTATATGGGCAAGACCGCTCTGGTGGCCGAGACCGGCGCCGGGCAGCACGGTGTGGCCACGGCTGTGGCGGCCGCCCGCCTGGGCATGAGCTGCACCATCTATATGGGGGCGGAAGATGTGGAGCGGCAGGCACCCAACGTCATGCGCATGCGCCTGCTCGGGGCCACCGTGCACCCGGTGGAAAGTGGTTCGCGCACGCTCAAGGATGCCATCAACGAGGCCCTGCGTGCCTGGATCGTCAGCCAGCAGACCACGCATTACTGCTTCGGCACGGCTGCGGGACCGCACCCCTTCCCCACGCTGGTGCGCATGTTCCAGCAGGTCATCGGACAGGAAGTGCGGGAACAGATGCTGGCCCGTGCCCAGCGCCTGCCGGATGCCGTGGTGGCCTGCGTGGGTGGCGGCTCCAACGCCATCGGCCTGTTCCATCCTTTCCTGGAGGACGAGCGCGTGCGCATCATCGGGGTGGAAGCCGCCGGTACGGGCGAGCCGGGTTGCTTCAATTCCGCGCCGCTCAATCTGGGCAGCCCCGGCGTGCTGCACGGCAACCGTACCATGCTGCTCCAGAACAGTGACGGCCAGATCGAGCCTTCGCACTCTGTTTCGGCCGGGCTGGATTATCCCGGCGTGGGGCCTGAGCATGCCTTCCTGCACAAGACGGGCCGTGTGCGCTATGTGATGGTCCGTGACGCCCGCGCTTTGGCCGCCTTTGAAAAGCTGTGCCATGCCGAAGGTATCCTGCCCGCCCTGGAATCTTCCCATGCTCTGGCCTGGGTCCTGGATCATCCCGAAGAGTTCGAGCCCGGCAGCAAGGTGGTGGTCAACCTCTCCGGCCGGGGAGACAAGGACTTGGCCATCGTGCGCAAAGCCCTGAACCTGCCGGAAAGCGGAGACATCTGCTAG
- a CDS encoding DUF2325 domain-containing protein, which produces MCVTLIGGMDRLKQDYIAAARQGGATLKCISRNERNFMDKIGNPDAIIVFTNKVSHEAKRKALLHARSRNIPIHLVHSCGVSSLRDCLFSS; this is translated from the coding sequence ATGTGCGTCACTCTCATCGGCGGAATGGACAGACTCAAGCAGGACTATATCGCCGCTGCCCGTCAGGGGGGAGCAACCCTCAAATGCATCAGCCGTAACGAACGGAATTTTATGGACAAGATCGGCAACCCTGATGCCATCATCGTGTTCACCAACAAAGTCTCGCATGAAGCCAAGCGCAAGGCTCTGCTGCATGCCCGCTCCCGCAATATCCCCATCCATCTGGTGCACTCCTGCGGTGTGTCCAGTCTTCGGGATTGTTTGTTCTCTTCATAA
- a CDS encoding FKBP-type peptidyl-prolyl cis-trans isomerase, whose amino-acid sequence MAIKNGDTLRVHYTGTLSDGTVFDSSREREPLEFTMGKGMLIPGFEAAVMGHEAGETVTVTIPPSQAYGESDPELVFTVDRAQVPDHIPLTVGVPLQLSNEQGQMDVTITEVTDEEITLDANHPLAGKELTFEIEIVSVN is encoded by the coding sequence ATGGCTATCAAGAATGGCGACACCCTGCGTGTGCACTACACCGGCACTCTCAGCGACGGCACTGTTTTCGATTCTTCCCGCGAACGCGAACCCCTGGAATTCACCATGGGCAAAGGCATGCTCATCCCCGGCTTCGAAGCCGCCGTCATGGGCCACGAAGCGGGCGAGACCGTGACCGTCACCATTCCCCCGTCCCAGGCTTATGGCGAAAGCGATCCCGAGCTGGTCTTCACCGTGGACCGCGCCCAGGTGCCCGATCATATCCCGCTGACCGTGGGCGTGCCGCTGCAGCTTTCCAATGAACAGGGCCAGATGGACGTGACCATCACCGAAGTCACGGACGAAGAGATCACCCTGGATGCCAACCATCCCCTGGCCGGCAAGGAACTGACCTTCGAAATCGAAATCGTCAGCGTCAACTAG
- the trpD gene encoding anthranilate phosphoribosyltransferase: MFLLIDNYDSFTYNLVQAFYALGHEPVVLRNDDPAILDMAADPALEMVCISPGPGHPSQTGFCPEFLRRLPHHVPVLGVCLGHQLLGLHAGARVDVGPCIMHGKQSEIVHDGSGLFEGLPNPMKVARYHSLVVHAGEGEGNALFTVTARAPEGEVMALQYRDRPWVGVQFHPESILTPDGLRLLGNFPQAILPRQGRDGGMAEVLEHLARREDLTADMASRSFGALMDGRLTPAQAGSFLMGLRMKGESSLELAHATRAALARAVRVEGISGPCIDVVGTGGDGRHSFNCSTATSLVLAGMGYKVVKHGNRAVSSTCGSADALESLGIPLDTDPAAVADMVAKRNFAFLFAPHFHPAFKNIGPLRKELGVRTLFNLLGPMINPARPSHLLMGVARPELVPLLADTLSQSALYRAAVVCGAGNYDELTPMGPATAMLLHNGSVRPLELDPADFGFQSCTPEDLAVESREEAVAVLRRLLDGEGPRPMRDMVALNVGLAIFLMEEGMPLDVCMARAREAVRAGLGRRVLHAA; this comes from the coding sequence ATGTTCCTGCTCATCGATAATTACGATTCTTTTACCTACAACCTGGTCCAGGCGTTCTACGCCCTGGGGCACGAGCCCGTGGTGCTGCGCAACGACGATCCCGCCATCCTGGACATGGCCGCGGATCCCGCTCTGGAGATGGTCTGCATCTCGCCCGGGCCGGGACATCCCTCGCAGACGGGCTTCTGCCCCGAATTCCTGCGCCGCCTGCCGCACCATGTACCGGTGCTGGGCGTCTGCCTGGGCCATCAGTTGCTGGGCCTGCATGCCGGGGCGCGGGTGGATGTGGGGCCCTGCATCATGCACGGCAAGCAGTCCGAGATCGTGCACGACGGCAGCGGCCTGTTCGAAGGCCTGCCCAATCCCATGAAGGTGGCCCGCTATCATTCGCTGGTGGTCCATGCCGGAGAAGGGGAGGGCAATGCGCTGTTCACGGTGACGGCCCGCGCCCCTGAAGGCGAGGTCATGGCCCTGCAGTATCGCGACAGGCCGTGGGTGGGCGTGCAATTTCACCCCGAGTCCATCCTGACGCCGGACGGGCTGCGCCTGCTGGGCAATTTCCCGCAGGCCATCCTGCCCCGGCAGGGACGGGACGGCGGCATGGCCGAGGTGCTGGAACATCTGGCGCGGCGGGAAGACCTGACGGCGGACATGGCGTCCCGCAGCTTCGGAGCGCTCATGGACGGCAGACTGACGCCTGCCCAGGCCGGGAGCTTCCTCATGGGGCTGCGCATGAAGGGAGAAAGCTCTCTGGAACTGGCCCACGCCACCCGGGCTGCCCTGGCCCGAGCCGTGCGCGTGGAAGGCATCTCGGGTCCGTGCATCGATGTGGTGGGGACCGGCGGTGACGGCCGTCATTCCTTCAACTGCTCCACAGCGACGTCGCTGGTGCTGGCAGGCATGGGCTACAAGGTGGTCAAGCACGGCAACCGGGCTGTCTCGTCCACCTGCGGCAGTGCCGATGCCCTGGAGAGCCTGGGCATCCCGCTGGATACCGATCCCGCGGCGGTGGCGGATATGGTGGCCAAACGCAACTTCGCCTTCCTCTTCGCCCCGCATTTCCACCCGGCATTCAAGAATATCGGCCCGCTGCGCAAGGAGCTGGGGGTGCGTACCCTGTTCAATCTGCTGGGCCCCATGATCAATCCGGCCCGGCCCAGCCATCTGCTCATGGGGGTTGCCCGGCCCGAGCTGGTGCCCCTTCTGGCCGATACCCTGTCGCAGTCCGCGCTTTACCGGGCGGCGGTGGTCTGCGGGGCCGGGAATTATGACGAGCTGACGCCCATGGGCCCGGCCACGGCCATGCTGTTGCACAACGGCAGCGTCCGGCCGCTGGAGCTGGATCCGGCCGACTTCGGCTTCCAGAGCTGCACGCCGGAGGATCTGGCGGTGGAGAGCCGCGAGGAGGCTGTGGCAGTACTGCGCCGTCTGCTGGATGGCGAAGGCCCGCGTCCCATGCGCGACATGGTGGCCCTCAATGTGGGGCTGGCCATCTTCCTCATGGAAGAAGGGATGCCGCTGGATGTCTGCATGGCCCGTGCCCGTGAAGCGGTGCGTGCCGGTCTGGGAAGGAGGGTCCTCCATGCTGCTTGA
- the trpA gene encoding tryptophan synthase subunit alpha → MHILEEKIRAARAAGRHALIPFVTFGFPDEKRFWPALVELDESGADIIEIGVPFSDPVADGPVVEEASRRVLSDGVCLERIMEELKLRAGVFRAGIVLMGYLNPFLQYGLEKLAVEAREAGVHGFIIPDLPFEESGDIRRIFAAQGLALIALVGPNTPEERMRLYADVSEGYVYVVSAMATTGQRARMEMQVAETLQRARSVFRLPLALGFGLEQPEQMQGLPPDTLPDAVVFGSALLKHLDAGKPAAEFIARWK, encoded by the coding sequence ATGCATATCCTTGAAGAAAAGATCCGTGCGGCCCGTGCCGCCGGACGTCATGCCCTGATCCCCTTCGTGACCTTCGGTTTCCCGGATGAAAAACGCTTCTGGCCCGCTCTGGTGGAACTGGACGAGAGCGGGGCGGACATCATCGAGATCGGTGTCCCCTTTTCCGATCCTGTGGCCGACGGCCCAGTGGTGGAGGAGGCCTCGCGCCGGGTGCTGAGCGACGGTGTCTGTCTGGAACGGATCATGGAAGAGCTGAAGTTGCGCGCCGGTGTCTTCCGTGCGGGCATCGTCCTGATGGGCTACCTGAACCCCTTCCTGCAATACGGTCTGGAAAAGCTGGCTGTGGAGGCCCGCGAGGCCGGTGTGCATGGTTTCATCATCCCGGATCTGCCCTTTGAGGAATCCGGGGACATCCGCCGCATCTTCGCCGCACAGGGCCTGGCCCTGATCGCTCTGGTGGGTCCCAATACGCCGGAGGAACGGATGCGCCTGTATGCGGACGTCAGCGAAGGCTATGTCTATGTGGTCTCGGCCATGGCGACCACCGGGCAGCGCGCCCGCATGGAGATGCAGGTCGCCGAGACCCTGCAGCGGGCCCGCTCCGTGTTCCGCCTGCCGCTGGCGCTGGGCTTCGGTCTGGAGCAGCCGGAACAGATGCAGGGGCTGCCGCCGGACACCCTGCCTGATGCCGTGGTCTTCGGCAGTGCCCTGCTGAAGCATCTGGATGCCGGAAAACCAGCGGCCGAATTTATTGCACGCTGGAAGTAA